A genomic region of Sarcophilus harrisii chromosome 6, mSarHar1.11, whole genome shotgun sequence contains the following coding sequences:
- the FOSL1 gene encoding fos-related antigen 1, giving the protein MFRDFGEAGPSSGGGPYGAPQQPSTPAGQQKFHFVPTLNTVSGSHEFQWMTQPRYLGPGAHYSRALPYQPYGLQARPGVIRAVGPPPGVRRRHNEQISPEEEERRRVRRERNKLAAAKCRNRRKELTDFLQAETDKLEGEKSELQKEIEDLQKQKERLELVLEAHRPVCKIPGEAEAEAEAAEATSSSGPAPPRRSRPQISLSPGPVLEPEALHTPTLMTTPSLTPFTPSLVFTYPGTPEPCASAHRRSSSSSGDPGSDPLGSPTLLAL; this is encoded by the exons ATGTTCCGAGATTTCGGGGAAGCTGGGCCCAGCTCCGGGGGCGGTCCGTACGGCGCCCCTCAGCAGCCGTCTACCCCTGCGGGCCAGCAG aaGTTCCACTTCGTGCCCACCCTGAACACGGTCAGCGGCAGCCACGAGTTCCAGTGGATGACCCAGCCCCGCTACCTGGGCCCCGGGGCCCATTACTCCAGGGCCCTCCCCTACCAGCCCTATGGCCTCCAGGCCCGCCCTGGAGTCATCCGGGCTGTGGGGCCGCCGCCTGGGGTCCGGAGAAGGCACAACGAACAG ATAAGTcctgaggaggaggagaggaggagggtcAGGCGGGAGAGAAACAAGTTGGCAGCTGCCAAGTGCCGGAACAGGAGGAAGGAGCTGACCGACTTCCTGCAAGCG GAGACGGATAAACTGGAAGGAGAGAAATCGGAGCTACAGAAAGAGATCGAGGACCTGCAGAAGCAGAAGGAGAGGCTGGAGCTGGTTCTGGAGGCTCACCGCCCCGTGTGCAAGATCCCCGgcgaggcagaggcagaggcggAGGCAGCAGAGGCAACCTCGAGCAGCGGGCCTGCTCCCCCCCGCCGCAGCCGGCCCCAGATCTCCCTGTCCCCTGGTCCCGTGCTGGAGCCCGAGGCCCTGCACACCCCCACCCTCATGACCACCCCCTCCCTGACCCCCTTTACTCCCAGCCTGGTCTTCACCTACCCAGGGACCCCAGAGCCCTGCGCCTCCGCGCACCgtcgcagcagcagcagcagcggggACCCCGGCTCCGATCCCCTGGGCTCCCCCACGCTCTTGGCCCTCTGA
- the CCDC85B gene encoding coiled-coil domain-containing protein 85B, whose amino-acid sequence MEGGEAAGGPGRPLSDAELAALAKEELVRRLRQEEAEKLAALVQRGRLMQEVNRQLQGHLGEIRELKQVNRRLQDENRELRDLCCFLDHERQKGRRVAREWQLFGAHASRAVRDELAGCWQKLAQLEGRQDELLRENLALKELCLALEEEWGPRAAPGAGAAAAAAGGGAAPAAAGGGAAAEAGPEPAGGPGGPGPELGLPPCGARDVGDGSSSTGSVGSPDQLHLACSPDD is encoded by the coding sequence ATGGAGGGCGGCGAGGCGGCGGGCGGCCCGGGGCGGCCGCTGAGCGACGCGGAGCTGGCGGCGCTGGCCAAGGAGGAGCTGGTGCGGAGGCTGCGGCAGGAGGAGGCGGAGAAGCTGGCGGCGCTGGTGCAGCGCGGCCGCCTCATGCAGGAGGTCAACCGGCAGCTGCAGGGCCACCTGGGCGAGATCCGCGAGCTCAAGCAGGTCAACCGGCGGCTGCAGGACGAGAACCGCGAGCTGCGCGACCTCTGCTGCTTCCTGGACCACGAGCGCCAGAAGGGCCGCCGCGTGGCCCGCGAGTGGCAGCTCTTCGGGGCGCACGCGTCCCGCGCCGTGCGCGACGAGCTGGCCGGCTGCTGGCAGAAGCTGGCGCAGCTCGAGGGCCGCCAGGACGAGCTGCTGCGCGAGAACCTGGCGCTCAAGGAGCTCTGCCTGGCGCTCGAGGAGGAGTGGGGCCCGCGGGCGGCCCCCGGCGCCGGAGCAGCCGCGGCCGCCGCGGGAGGAGGAGCGGCGCCGGCGGCCGCGGGAGGAGGAGCGGCGGCCGAGGCCGGGCCCGAGCCCGCCGGGGGCCCCGGAGGCCCGGGGCCCGAGCTGGGGCTGCCCCCGTGCGGGGCCCGGGACGTGGGAGACGGCAGCTCGAGCACGGGCAGCGTGGGCAGCCCGGACCAGCTGCACCTGGCCTGCTCTCCGGACGACTGA
- the FIBP gene encoding acidic fibroblast growth factor intracellular-binding protein has translation MTNELDIFVGNTTLIDEDVYRLWLDGYSVSDAVGLRVRSGILEQTGATAGVLQSDTMDHYRTFHMLERLLHTPPKLLHQLVFQIPPSRQALLIERYYAFDEAFVREVLGKKLSKGTKKDLDDISTKTGVTLKSCRRQFDNFKRVFKVVEEMRGSLAGNIQQHFLLSDRLARDYAAVVFFANNRFETGKKKLQYLTFGDLAFCAELMIQNWTPGAVDSQVDDMDVDLDKEFLQDLKELKVLVADKDLLDLHKSLVCTALRGKLSVFPEMEANFKNLSRGLVNIASKLTHTKDVRDLFVDLVEKFIEPCRSDRWPLNDVRLFLNQYSASVHSLDGFRHQALWDRYMVTLRSCLLRMYHD, from the exons ATGACCAACGAGCTGGACATCTTTGTGGGGAACACGACCCTCATCGACGAGGACGTGTATCGGCTCTGGCTGGACGGATATTCGG TGAGCGATGCCGTGGGGCTGCGGGTGCGCTCGGGCATCCTGGAGCAGACGGGAGCCACGGCAGGCGTGCTGCAGAGTGACACCATGGACCACTACCGCACTTTCCACATGCTCGAGCGCCTGCTGCATACGCCGCCCAAGCTGCTGCACCAGCTGGTCTTCCAGATCCCGCCGTCCCGGCAGGCCCTGCTCATCGAGAG GTACTACGCCTTTGATGAGGCCTTTGTCCGGGAGGTTCTGGGAAAGAAGCTGTCCAAGGGCACCAAGAAGGACCTGGATGACATCAGCACCAAGACGGGGGTGACCCTCAAGAGCTGCCGGAGACAG TTCGACAACTTCAAGAGAGTCTTCAAGGTGGTGGAGGAGATGCGGGGGTCCCTGGCCGGCAACATCCAGCAGCATTTCCTCCTCTCCGACCGGCTAGCCAG GGACTACGCGGCCGTGGTCTTCTTCGCCAACAACCGCTTTGAGACGGGCAAGAAGAAGCTTCAGTATCTGACCTTTGGGGACTTGGCCTTCTGTGCTGAACTGATGATTCAGAACTGGACGCCTGGCGCTGTGG ACTCTCAGGTGGACGACATGGACGTGGACCTGGACAAGGAGTTTCTCCAGGACCTGAAGGAGCTCAAGGTGCTGGTGGCCGACAAGGACCTGCTCGATCTGCACAAGAG ctTGGTGTGCACCGCTCTCCGAGGGAAGCTCAGTGTCTTTCCAGAGATGGAAGCTAACTTCAAG AACCTGTCCCGAGGGCTGGTCAACATCGCCTCTAAGCTCACCCACACCAAGGACGTGCGGGACCTGTTTGTGGACCTGGTTGAGAAG TTTATAGAGCCGTGCCGCTCGGACCGGTGGCCGCTGAACGATGTCCGGCTCTTCCTGAACCAGTATTCTGCCTCCGTCCACTCCCTGGACGGCTTTCG GCACCAGGCCCTCTGGGATCGCTACATGGTCACGCTGCGCAGCTGCCTCCTGCGCATGTACCACGACTGA